Proteins from a single region of Buchnera aphidicola (Cinara curvipes):
- the fdx gene encoding ISC system 2Fe-2S type ferredoxin, whose protein sequence is MPNIIFYPQKFILPKGLSVKGKTGETILDIALSNKIKMEHACEKSCACCTCHCIIRKGFYSLSKCKEKEEDLLDKAWGLEKFSRLGCQARLGTEDIEVEIPMYNVNYVSE, encoded by the coding sequence ATGCCTAATATAATATTTTACCCACAAAAATTTATTTTACCCAAAGGTTTATCTGTTAAGGGTAAGACAGGAGAAACAATTCTTGATATAGCTTTATCAAATAAAATTAAAATGGAACACGCTTGCGAAAAATCTTGTGCATGTTGCACTTGTCACTGCATAATAAGGAAAGGATTTTATTCTTTATCAAAATGCAAAGAAAAAGAAGAAGATTTATTAGATAAAGCATGGGGGTTAGAAAAATTTAGTCGTTTAGGGTGTCAGGCGCGTTTAGGGACTGAAGATATTGAAGTTGAAATTCCAATGTATAATGTTAATTATGTAAGTGAATAA